A section of the Candidatus Desulfarcum epimagneticum genome encodes:
- the acyP gene encoding Acylphosphatase: MKEKSRANVIVSGRVQGVFFRAETKRAADGLGLFGWVKNRPDGTVEAEFEGNRDQADALIRWIRKGPPLSRVDGTNVTWKDFKKEFETFEIRR, encoded by the coding sequence ATGAAAGAAAAATCCAGGGCGAACGTCATCGTCTCAGGCAGGGTTCAGGGGGTTTTTTTCAGAGCCGAAACCAAACGGGCCGCCGACGGCCTGGGCCTTTTCGGATGGGTGAAAAACAGGCCCGACGGAACCGTGGAGGCTGAGTTCGAGGGGAACCGGGACCAGGCGGACGCCTTGATCCGGTGGATCAGGAAAGGACCTCCGCTTTCCCGGGTGGACGGGACGAATGTCACGTGGAAAGACTTCAAAAAAGAATTTGAAACATTTGAAATCAGGCGTTGA
- the proA gene encoding gamma-glutamylphosphate reductase (Evidence 2a : Function from experimental evidences in other organisms; PubMedId : 1282191, 6089111, 6255065, 6337636; Product type e : enzyme), whose amino-acid sequence MSNESVIRDIAMAAKAASREMARCPEEKKNEALFKIADRLEKNAAAIQAENEKDIASAVEKGLSAAMIDRLKTSDKVIESMAKGVREVAMLEDPVGAVAKTWTRPNHLQVSRVRVPLGVVGIIYESRPNVTIDAAALCMKAGNAVILRGGSEALHSNRALAGVMTGALSEIGIPPAAAQVVPVRDRSAIQSLLIQDEYVDLIIPRGGEGLIRFVAENSRIPVLKHYKGVCHVYVDEGADLDMAADISFNAKVQRPGVCNAMETLLVHESEAAEFLPAMARRFEEAGVVIRGCEKTRAFAPGAEAASEEDWPEEYLDLILSVKVVADMDEALSHISRYGSSHTEAIVTRDYARARRFVKEADSSVVLVNASTRFNDGGQLGLGAEIGISTSKLHAFGPMGLEELTTTKFAVFGDGQIRE is encoded by the coding sequence ATGTCAAACGAATCCGTTATCCGGGACATCGCCATGGCCGCCAAAGCGGCCTCCCGTGAAATGGCCAGATGCCCTGAGGAGAAAAAAAACGAGGCGCTTTTTAAAATCGCCGACCGTCTTGAAAAAAACGCCGCGGCCATCCAGGCGGAGAATGAAAAGGACATCGCCTCCGCAGTGGAAAAAGGCCTTTCCGCAGCCATGATCGACCGCCTGAAGACATCGGACAAAGTCATCGAATCCATGGCCAAAGGCGTTCGGGAGGTGGCCATGCTGGAGGACCCGGTGGGGGCGGTGGCCAAAACCTGGACCCGGCCCAACCATCTCCAGGTGTCCCGGGTCCGCGTTCCTTTGGGCGTGGTGGGAATCATTTATGAATCCAGGCCCAACGTCACCATCGACGCGGCGGCGCTTTGCATGAAGGCGGGAAACGCCGTGATCCTGCGCGGGGGCTCCGAGGCGCTGCATTCCAACCGGGCGCTGGCCGGCGTCATGACCGGGGCGCTGTCCGAAATCGGCATTCCCCCGGCGGCGGCGCAGGTGGTTCCGGTCAGGGACCGCTCGGCCATCCAGTCTCTTCTGATCCAGGACGAATACGTCGACCTCATTATCCCAAGAGGCGGCGAGGGACTCATCCGCTTCGTGGCGGAAAATTCCCGAATACCCGTTTTAAAACATTACAAGGGGGTCTGCCACGTCTATGTGGATGAGGGCGCGGACCTGGATATGGCCGCCGATATCAGCTTCAACGCCAAAGTTCAGCGGCCGGGGGTGTGCAACGCCATGGAGACCCTGCTGGTCCATGAATCCGAGGCGGCGGAATTTCTGCCGGCCATGGCCCGGCGCTTTGAAGAGGCCGGGGTCGTCATCCGGGGGTGCGAAAAAACCCGGGCCTTTGCGCCCGGCGCCGAGGCGGCCTCCGAAGAGGACTGGCCCGAGGAATACCTGGACCTGATTCTTTCGGTGAAAGTGGTGGCCGACATGGACGAGGCCCTGTCCCACATCTCCCGATACGGATCCAGCCACACCGAGGCGATTGTGACCCGGGATTACGCCAGGGCCCGGCGTTTTGTCAAAGAGGCGGATTCTTCGGTGGTTCTGGTGAACGCCTCCACCCGTTTCAACGACGGGGGCCAGCTGGGCCTGGGCGCCGAGATCGGCATCAGCACATCCAAGCTCCACGCCTTCGGGCCCATGGGGCTGGAGGAGCTGACCACCACCAAATTCGCGGTCTTCGGGGACGGCCAGATCCGGGAATAA
- a CDS encoding conserved hypothetical protein (Evidence 4 : Unknown function but conserved in other organisms) has protein sequence MPFDPEKDKILKKWTSEETGLVVSINRYGEGEPKVQIGPRVFVKKDGGTSHRKAGRMTMEDLLWLYDIIDEIKDDMSEFAAPE, from the coding sequence ATGCCTTTTGATCCTGAGAAAGATAAAATTTTAAAAAAATGGACCAGCGAAGAGACCGGGCTGGTGGTGTCCATCAACCGTTACGGAGAGGGGGAGCCCAAGGTGCAGATCGGCCCCAGGGTCTTTGTCAAAAAAGACGGCGGAACCTCCCATCGAAAGGCCGGGCGCATGACCATGGAGGACCTGCTCTGGCTCTACGATATCATTGATGAAATCAAAGATGACATGTCGGAATTCGCCGCCCCCGAGTGA
- the hup gene encoding DNA-binding protein HU has product MTKAELVEKIAADAGINKNQAQAAMESFLENIVSALKKKTKKGADARVTLVGFGSFRKVWREERQGRNPQTSEPMTIPAHHTVVFKIGKKFKEDIQ; this is encoded by the coding sequence ATGACAAAAGCGGAATTGGTGGAAAAAATCGCAGCCGATGCCGGGATAAACAAAAATCAGGCCCAGGCGGCCATGGAATCTTTCCTGGAGAACATCGTGTCCGCTCTGAAGAAAAAGACAAAGAAAGGCGCCGACGCCCGGGTGACCCTGGTGGGCTTTGGAAGTTTCCGAAAGGTCTGGCGTGAGGAACGGCAAGGTCGAAATCCCCAGACATCAGAGCCCATGACCATACCGGCCCACCACACGGTGGTCTTCAAGATCGGGAAAAAATTCAAAGAAGATATCCAGTAA
- the proB gene encoding gamma-glutamate kinase (Evidence 2a : Function from experimental evidences in other organisms; PubMedId : 6089111, 6255065, 6341601; Product type e : enzyme): protein MNETEFKYYRQTRRAVVKIGSRALTEKNGLNLGLIGSMAGQISRLWENGVEVILVSSGALAAGMKKVGLSERPDEIPKRQAAAAVGQAGLIMEYEKAFESHGRKVAQVLLTGSDLNSRKRYLNARNTIHTLLSWKIVPIINENDTVAVDEIKFGDNDNLSAMIAMLMDADILINLTDTDGLHTRDPRQGDAELIPTVEKITPKIEKLAGAMPGSLGAGGMSAKIKAAKKLASAAVPMTIANAFEQDILRKLFSGQKRGTFFVPKIKKLASRKCWIAYSTKPKGAVTIDEGAARAIIERGKSLLPSGVTGVMGNFNVGAPVEFATGENRTLGVGLVNYSSAHIQKIMGLKTGVIADILGSKPYDEVIHRDNLVITDEC, encoded by the coding sequence ATGAACGAGACTGAGTTTAAATATTACCGGCAAACCAGACGGGCGGTTGTCAAAATCGGCAGCCGGGCGCTGACTGAAAAAAACGGCCTGAACCTGGGACTGATCGGCTCCATGGCCGGCCAGATCAGCCGCCTTTGGGAAAACGGCGTGGAGGTCATACTGGTCTCCTCCGGGGCCCTGGCCGCGGGCATGAAAAAGGTGGGGCTGTCCGAACGGCCCGATGAAATCCCCAAACGCCAGGCCGCCGCCGCCGTGGGCCAGGCCGGCCTGATCATGGAATACGAAAAGGCCTTTGAGTCCCACGGAAGAAAGGTGGCCCAGGTGCTTCTCACGGGCTCGGACTTAAACAGCCGGAAACGATACCTCAACGCCCGAAACACCATCCACACCCTTTTGTCCTGGAAAATCGTTCCCATTATCAACGAAAACGACACCGTGGCGGTGGACGAGATCAAATTCGGGGACAACGACAACCTGTCCGCCATGATCGCCATGCTCATGGACGCCGACATCCTCATCAACCTGACGGACACGGACGGCCTGCACACCCGGGACCCCCGCCAGGGCGACGCGGAGCTGATCCCCACGGTGGAGAAAATCACCCCCAAAATCGAAAAACTGGCCGGGGCCATGCCCGGGTCCCTGGGCGCCGGGGGAATGTCGGCCAAAATCAAGGCCGCCAAAAAACTGGCCTCCGCCGCCGTGCCCATGACCATCGCCAACGCCTTTGAGCAAGACATTCTCCGGAAACTTTTTTCCGGACAAAAGCGCGGCACCTTCTTTGTGCCGAAAATCAAAAAGCTGGCCAGCCGAAAATGCTGGATCGCCTATTCGACGAAGCCCAAAGGCGCCGTCACCATTGACGAGGGGGCGGCCCGGGCCATTATCGAAAGGGGAAAAAGCCTGCTTCCCAGCGGCGTCACCGGGGTCATGGGAAATTTTAATGTGGGCGCCCCGGTGGAGTTCGCCACAGGGGAAAACCGGACCCTGGGAGTGGGTCTGGTAAACTACAGCTCGGCCCATATCCAGAAAATTATGGGGCTTAAAACCGGCGTGATCGCAGACATACTGGGCTCCAAGCCCTATGACGAGGTGATCCACCGGGACAACCTGGTGATCACCGACGAATGCTGA
- the ligA gene encoding DNA ligase, translated as MTPGFDMEKRGMTDARTEKDMDPGVVERVGFLRKTLHAHSRRYHALDDPEISDAAYDRMMRELIDLESRFPSLASPDSPSVRVGAPPLEKFNTSLHLVPMLSLDNGFSGQDVIAFDQRVKKILKDPGPVTYTAEPKVDGLAVNLFYEDRALKTAATRGDGIRGELITENVKTIPSVPLSLSDAGKTPLPRRLEVRGEALMSREGFSRLNRKRIQDSLPPFANPRNAAAGSLRQLDSRVAAGRPLEFLCYGTGMADGLDIPSQWEVLAALGRMGFQTSGLAARVEKIEDVFDFYADLEKKRRDLPYEIDGIVIKVDDLSLRPILGRTSKSPRWALAYKFQNVQETTRILDIEVQVGRLGTLTPVALLEPVRLGGAMVSRATLHNEDEIRRKDIKIGDEVFAQRAGDVIPEVVKALVSKRSGNETDFVMPRRCPSCGSRAARLPGEAARRCLNSACPAQSRARIAHFASKKAFDIRGLGQRLIDRFVDEGIVSSFADIFDMDRARVEKIEGMGEKSANNLFASIEKSKTIPFASFLYALGIRHVGENAAKILAARFKNLEGLMAASTRELEKIPGIGPVVGKSATAFFAGRENAAVIRRLLENGVNIIEDPGEGRDASFGVFSGKTFVITGSFSGMPRREIKQMIEARGGRTASSVSSKTDFLLAGKSPGSKLEKARSKGVSVMGEEEFREALSME; from the coding sequence GTGACCCCGGGCTTTGACATGGAAAAAAGGGGCATGACAGACGCGAGGACTGAAAAAGACATGGACCCCGGGGTTGTCGAAAGGGTGGGCTTTTTAAGAAAAACCCTTCACGCGCACAGCCGCCGGTACCACGCTCTGGACGACCCGGAAATATCCGACGCCGCCTATGACCGAATGATGCGGGAGCTGATCGATCTGGAGAGCCGCTTCCCTTCCCTGGCGTCGCCGGATTCCCCCTCGGTCCGGGTGGGCGCCCCCCCGCTTGAAAAATTCAACACATCCCTTCATCTTGTTCCCATGCTGAGCCTGGACAATGGATTTTCCGGGCAGGATGTCATCGCCTTTGACCAGAGGGTGAAAAAAATACTGAAAGACCCGGGTCCCGTGACCTACACGGCGGAGCCCAAAGTGGACGGGCTGGCGGTGAATCTGTTTTACGAGGACCGGGCGCTCAAAACAGCCGCCACCCGGGGAGACGGAATCCGGGGGGAGCTGATCACCGAAAACGTCAAAACCATTCCATCCGTTCCCCTTTCCCTTTCCGACGCCGGCAAAACGCCCCTTCCCCGGCGCCTGGAGGTCCGGGGAGAGGCGCTCATGAGCCGGGAAGGCTTTTCGCGTCTGAACCGGAAACGAATCCAGGACAGTCTGCCCCCCTTCGCCAACCCCAGGAACGCCGCGGCGGGATCTCTGCGCCAGCTGGATTCCAGGGTCGCCGCCGGGCGGCCCCTGGAATTTTTATGCTACGGGACGGGAATGGCGGACGGGCTTGACATCCCCTCCCAGTGGGAGGTCCTGGCCGCGCTTGGGCGCATGGGCTTTCAAACCAGCGGTCTTGCCGCGCGCGTGGAAAAGATAGAGGACGTGTTTGATTTTTACGCCGATCTGGAAAAAAAACGCCGGGACCTGCCCTATGAAATCGACGGAATCGTCATCAAGGTGGACGATCTGTCCCTCCGCCCAATCCTGGGCCGGACATCCAAAAGCCCCCGGTGGGCGCTGGCCTATAAATTCCAGAACGTTCAGGAAACCACCCGAATCCTGGACATTGAGGTCCAGGTGGGGCGTCTGGGGACCCTGACGCCCGTGGCCCTTCTGGAGCCGGTTCGGCTCGGCGGCGCCATGGTCAGCCGCGCCACCCTGCACAACGAGGATGAAATTCGAAGAAAAGACATCAAAATAGGCGACGAGGTCTTTGCGCAAAGGGCCGGCGACGTGATCCCCGAAGTGGTCAAGGCGCTGGTCTCGAAAAGATCGGGAAATGAAACCGATTTTGTCATGCCCCGCCGCTGCCCCTCGTGCGGCTCCCGGGCGGCCCGGCTCCCGGGCGAAGCCGCCCGAAGATGCCTGAACAGCGCCTGCCCGGCCCAGTCCAGGGCCCGGATCGCCCATTTCGCGTCCAAAAAAGCCTTTGACATCAGGGGCCTGGGGCAAAGGCTCATCGACCGTTTCGTGGACGAAGGGATTGTGTCCTCCTTTGCCGATATTTTCGACATGGATCGGGCGCGTGTGGAGAAAATCGAGGGCATGGGAGAAAAATCGGCGAACAACCTGTTTGCGTCCATCGAAAAAAGCAAAACCATCCCTTTCGCCTCCTTTCTTTACGCCCTGGGCATCCGCCATGTGGGTGAAAACGCGGCCAAAATACTGGCGGCCCGGTTTAAAAACCTGGAGGGCCTCATGGCGGCGTCCACCCGGGAGCTGGAAAAAATCCCGGGAATCGGCCCCGTCGTCGGCAAAAGCGCGACCGCCTTTTTCGCCGGCCGGGAAAACGCCGCCGTGATCCGGAGGCTTCTGGAAAACGGCGTAAACATCATCGAAGACCCCGGGGAGGGCCGCGACGCGTCTTTTGGCGTTTTTTCCGGGAAAACCTTTGTCATCACCGGCTCCTTTTCAGGCATGCCCCGCCGCGAGATCAAACAGATGATCGAGGCGCGCGGGGGCCGGACCGCCTCTTCCGTCAGCTCAAAAACCGATTTTCTCCTGGCGGGAAAATCCCCGGGCTCCAAGCTGGAAAAAGCCCGCTCAAAAGGCGTTTCGGTCATGGGCGAAGAAGAGTTTCGGGAAGCGCTGTCCATGGAATGA